From Xylocopa sonorina isolate GNS202 chromosome 2, iyXylSono1_principal, whole genome shotgun sequence, a single genomic window includes:
- the LOC143433127 gene encoding uncharacterized protein LOC143433127, which produces MNNRESIIYTILCNELKVTDCLRRNEGNTLTCEAEVKKFRECIDKSLHTAVSKDIKDVQKSKKRSYLETFERKNMASDYIK; this is translated from the coding sequence ATGAATAACAGGGAATCAATTATTTATACTATATTATGTAATGAATTAAAGGTTACAGATTGTTTAAGAAGAAACGAAGGGAATACCTTAACTTGTGAAGCAGAAGTAAAAAAGTTCAGAGAATGTATCGATAAATCGCTCCACACGGCTGTTTCTAAAGATATTAAAGACGTACAGAAAAGCAAAAAAAGAAGCTATTTAGAAACGTTTGAACGAAAAAATATGGCTTCCGATTACATTAAATAG
- the Csp1 gene encoding chemosensory protein 1 produces the protein MFQKHLISLAFVLLATLMIVFADEEKYTSKYDYINVDEVLANPKLRNQYFDCFMESGPCSTPDAKFFKGMFAEAFVTKCKKCTEKQVDMLNKVSAWYSENEPDNWKKVVERAMQSMQKKGGA, from the exons ATGTTTCAAAAACATTTGATAAGTCTAGCGTTTGTGCTGTTGGCTACATTGATGATTGTGTTTGCCGACGAAGAAAAGTACACTTCAAAATACGATTATATTAATGTTGATGAAGTATTAGCGAATCCTAAATTAAGGAATCAGTATTTTGACTGTTTTATGGAATCGGGACCATGTAGCACTCCGGATGCAAAGTTTTTCAAAG GTATGTTTGCCGAGGCTTTTGTGACGAAGTGTAAAAAATGTACCGAGAAGCAAGTAGATATGTTAAATAAGGTTTCAGCTTGGTACAGTGAAAACGAACCAGATAATTGGAAAAAAGTTGTCGAAAGAGCAATGCAAAGCATGCAGAAAAAGGGAGGTGCCTAA